CCTGGCTGCGCGGATGAATCGGGTTATCTGTTTTTTCACTTTGCTTTGCATTTCTTTATCTAAAAACTGTTTGGAATGACAGATTCTTTTTTATTCCTTTATCAAAATTCCGGCGCCAGAAATACTGCTCCCATAACAATGAGAGGGGAGCAGACACTATGGCAATTTCATCGCGTATTACCTTACTCGGCGCTCTGGCGCTGTGGGCATTTCAGGCGCAGGCGGTCGATGTGACCGTCGCGTATCAAACCTCCGCTGAACCGGCGAAAGTCGCTCAGGCGGACAACACCTTTGCCAAAGAGAGCGGGGCAAAAGTTGACTGGCGTAAGTTCGACAGCGGCGCGAGCATCGTGCGGGCGTTAGCGTCTGGCGACGTGCAAATCGGCAATCTCGGCTCAAGCCCGCTGGCCGTTGCCGCCAGCCAGCAGGTGCCAATCGAAGTGTTCCTTCTCGCCTCACAGCTCGGGAACTCCGAAGCGCTGGTGGTGAAGAAAAACATCACCAAACCTGAAGATCTGATCGGCAAGCGCATCGCGGTGCCGTTTATCTCAACCACCCACTACAGCCTGCTGGCGGCCCTGAAACACTGGGGCATCAAACCCGGTCAGGTGCAGATTCTGAACCTGCAGCCACCGGCGATTATCGCCGCCTGGCAGCGTGGCGATATTGATGGAGCCTATGTCTGGGCGCCGGCAGTGAACGAACTGGAAAAAGATGGCACCGTGCTGACCGACTCGGAAAAAGTGGGTCAGTGGGGTGCGCCGACGCTGGATGTGTGGGTGGTTCGCAAGGACTTCGCCGAGAAGCATCCTGAGGTGGTGAAAGCCTTCGCTAAAAGCGCCATCGACGCCCAGCAGCCGTACATTGAAAACCCGGATGAGTGGCTGAAACAGCCCGCGAATCTGGAAAAACTCTCGCGCCTGAGTGGGGTCCCTGAATCAGATGTTCCGGGGCTGGTGAAAGGCAATACCTACCTGACCCCTGCGCAACAGGTGCAGCAGCTGTCCGGCCCGGTAAATAAAGCGATTGTCGATACCGCCGGGTTCCTGAAAGAGCAGGGCAAAGTGCCTGCGGTGGCGGCGGATTACAGCCAGTTCGTGACCGATCGTTTTGTGAAGTAACCGGAGGCCGTGATGCTGCAAATTACAAACCTGTCCGCCAGCTACGGCGGGAAGCCCGCGCTGGATGATATCAATCTGACGCTGGATAGCGGTGAGCTGCTGGTGGTGCTTGGGCCATCGGGCTGCGGAAAAACCACGCTGCTTAATCTGATCGCCGGGTTTGTTCCGTATCAGCACGGCACCATTCACCTGGAAGGAAAACGAGTGGAAGGCCCCGGCGCTGAGCGCGGCGTGGTCTTCCAGAGCGAAGGATTACTGCCCTGGCGCAACGTGCAGGAGAACGTGGCTTTCGGTCTGCAACTGGCGGGTATTGAGCGCGCGCAGCGCCTGGAAACGGCACGCCAGATGTTGAAAAAAGTCGGGCTTGAAGGGGCGGAAAAGCGCTTCATCTGGCAGCTTTCCGGCGGTCAGCGTCAGCGAGTGGGTATTGCCCGCGCGCTGGCGGCGAATCCGCAGCTGTTGCTGCTGGATGAACCTTTTGGCGCGCTGGACGCCTTCACCCGCGAACAAATGCAAACCCTGTTGCTGCGCCTGTGGCACGAGACCGGCAAGCAGGTGCTGCTGATTACCCATGACATCGAAGAAGCGGTGTTTATGGCGACCGAACTGGTGCTGCTGTCGCCGGGACCGGGCCGGGTGCTGGAACGTCTGCCGCTGGACTTTGCCCGTCGCTTTGTCGCGGGAGAGCCGGTGCGCAGCATCAAATCCGATCCGCAGTTTATCGCTCAACGCGAATACGTGCTGAGCCGTGTGTTTGAGCAGCGGGAGGCGTTCTCATGAGCATCGTCTTTAGCGAAAAACGGGCCGGAAAACGCTTCACCTTCCGCTGGCCATTTTCCCGTCAGATCACCCTGAGCGCAGGCACGCTGTTGGTGCTGCTGGCGATCTGGTGGGTCGTCGCGGCGCAGCAGTGGGTCAGCCCGCTGTTTCTGCCAGGTCCTGGGCTGGTGCTGACGAAACTGATCTCCATCGCCGGGCCGCAGGGCTTTATGGATGCGACTTTATGGCAGCATCTTGCGGCGAGCCTGGGACGCATTCTGGTGGCGCTGCTGGCGGCGGTGATTATCGGCATCCCGGTAGGGATTGCGATGGGACTCAGCCCGACGGTGCGTGGGATCCTCGATCCGCTGATTGAGCTGTATCGACCAGTACCGCCGCTGGCCTATCTGCCGCTGATGGTTATCTGGTTTGGTATCGGGGAGACCTCGAAGATCCTGCTGATCTATCTGGCGATTTTTGCCCCAGTTGCTATGTCGGCGCTGGCAGGGGTGAAGAGCGCGCAGCAGGTACGGATCCGCGCGGCGCAGTCGCTGGGAGCCAGCCGCGCGCAGGTGCTTTGGTTTGTGATTTTACCCGGCGCGCTGCCGGAGATTTTAACCGGTTTGCGCATTGGTTTAGGCGTGGGCTGGTCAACGCTGGTGGCGGCAGAGCTGATTGCCGCCACGCGCGGGCTTGGCTTTATGGTGCAGTCGGCAGGCGAGTTTCTGGCGACAGATGTGGTGCTGGCAGGGATCGCGGTCATCGCCGTGATTGCCTTTAGTTTAGAACTGGGGCTGCGTGCGTTACAGCGCCGCCTGACGCCCTGGCATGGAGAAATACAATGAGTGAACGTCTGACCATTACCCCGCTGGGACCGTACATTGGCGCGCAGATTTCTGGCCTCGACGTGACGCGTCCGCTGAGTGATAACCAGTTCGAGCAGCTGTATCATGCGGTGCTGCGCCATCAGGTGGTGTTTTTACGCGAGCAGGCGGTGACGCCGCAGCAGCAACGCGCTCTGGCGCTGCGTTTTGGCGACTTACATATTCACCCGGTCTATCCGCATGCCGAAGGGGTGGAGGAGATTATCGTGCTGGATACCCATAACGATAATCCGCCGGATAACGATAACTGGCACACCGACGTGACCTTTATCGATACACCGCCCGCAGGCGCAATTCTGGCGGCTAAACTGCTGCCGGAAACTGGGGGCGATACCTTGTGGACCAGTGGGATTGCCGCGTACGAAGCGCTGTCGGCCCCGCTTAAGCAGTTGCTGAGCGGTTTGCAAGCGGAGCACGATTTCAAGAAATCGTTCCAGGAATATAAGTACCGCAAAAGCGAAGAAGAGCATCGGCGCTGGCAGGAGGCGGTGGCGAAACACCCGCCGCTGCTGCATCCGGTGGTGCGCACCCATCCGGTGACGGGCAAGCAGGCGTTGTTTGTGAACGAAGGGTTTACCACGCGCATTGTGGATCTGACGGAGAAAGAGAGCGAGGCGCTGTTAGGATTCTTGTTTGCTCATGTGACGAAACCGGAGTTCCAGGTGCGCTGGCGCTGGCAGCAAAACGATCTGGCGATCTGGGATAACCGCGTGACGCAGCATTACGCTAATGCGGATTATCTGCCGCAGCGCCGGATTATGCAGCGGGCGACAATACTGGGGGATAAGCCGTTTTATCGTGCGGCCTGATGCCCTCACCCCGGCCCTCTCCCACAGGGAGAGGGAGAAAACACAAAAAACGGTCATCAGAGATGCCCGTTTTGCTTTTACCTCCGCCACCGGGCGAAAAATCACCGCAAATGCACCTCTATATACCGCTGATACCGGTTCGCTTTGAGATAGCATAAATCCACCAGCACCAGCCCATCCACGCAGTTGTTGAACGCCGGGTCGCTGCCGAAATCGATAAATTGTACGCCGCCCGGTTCACACAGTTCGGAATACTGTTTATAGAGCGGAGGAATGCCGCAGCCCAAATTGCCGAGCAGCGATTTCAATTTTGTCAGATCTTCGACGTAATCCACGCCGCCAAACTGTGCCAGGACATCGGGCAACGATGCCGGATACGGCTGACGCGAGGCGGCCAGAGGATGACTGGCGGGGAACCACAGGCGGTAAAAGGCCACCAGCAGATCCCGCGCGTCGGGAGGCAGCCCGCCGGAAATCGAGACCGGGCCAAACAGATAGCGATATTGCGGATACCGCGCCAGATAGGCCCCAATCCCGGACCATAGATAATCCAGACCCCGACGGCCCCAGTAGCGCGGCTGAATAAAGCTGCGGCCCAGTTCGATGCCATGCTCCAGCACGTCCTGCATGTTGTCGTCGTAATGGAACAGGCTATAGCTGTACAAACCGTCCAGTCCGCGCTGTTCTATCTGCCGGGCGGTCGGCATAAAGCGGTATGCGCCGACGATCTCGAGATCCTCTTCGTCCCACAGAATCAGATGCAGATAGTCATCGTCATAACCATCGGTGTCGCGGCGTTTGCCGCTTCCCTCGTCCACCGCGCGAAAGGCGATTTCACGTAAGCGTCCGAGTTCGCGCAGCAATGGTGCGTCTTCTTGCCCGTTGCGCTGCCACAGATAAATCCCTTTACCATCGGCGGTCTTGCCGAGACATTCGGCCTGCGACAGTTCACGTTTCAGCGTGGCCCTGTCTTCCGGGCGGGCAATCGCGCACTGTGTTTTGAACATGCCAGGTAATCCCTTACCAAGACGCATCACGTGCTGGCGACACTGCTCGGCCATGTCACGCGACGAAAGGGGGGCGCTAAACCACTGACTCCAGGCAATCTGCTGGCCGATTTTGATCGGCAAGGTGCTGTGGCGACGACGGAACATCTGTTGCATTAACAGCAGCATTGAGAGCGTCGGTGATACCAGCGTGCTGGCGTAAAACAGCAGGCTGTTATGCGCCTGAATATGGACCGGCAGCAGCGGCACGCGCAGCTTGCTGGCTAATTTGATAAAACCTGAGTGCCACTTTTTATCGCGAATCCCTTTGCGCGTCGGACGTGAGACTTCGCCCGCCGGGAAGAAGATCAGCACACCCGCATTTTGCAGTTGGTTTTCCATCATCACCAACGACGATTTCGCCGTTTTGCCGCCCATATTATCTACCGGAATAAACAGCGAGCTGAGTGGTTCGAGGTGCGTCAGCATCCGGTTGGTGACCACTTTCACATCGCGACGAACGCGGGAGATGGCATACAGCAACGCCAGGCCATCAAGTGTGCCGGTGGGGTGATTAGCGATAATGATCAGCGGGCCGTGTTCGGGGATTTGTTCGAGGTCGTGCGCGGAGGTCGTGCAGAGAATATCCAAATGTTCCAGAACCTGCTCCACCATATCAATTCCTTTCAGGTGGCGGTGTTTTGCTGCGAACTGCTGGAACTCTTGTTCGTAAAACAGCCTTTTTAACAGGCTTTTTTGCCAGGGCGCGGGCCTCGCCTGAGGCCAAAGATCGTCAAGAACGCTATCGAGACTGAACATGCTGTTTTCTCCTGTCGTCTTGCCCAGACAGTAGAAGTGCCAGATGTCGTTTGTATTGCAGTTTGGTGAAGTTTAATGAGGCGGGAACGTAGGCCGGGTAAGGCGAAGCCGCCACCCGGCACAACGGCGAATTAACGCAGGATTTTCTTCTCGGCCAGATCCAGCGCGAAGTAGCTGAAGATCAGATCCGCACCGGCGCGTTTGATTGCGCCCAGGCTTTCGAGGATCACTTTTTCTTCATCAATTGCACCTGCCTGGGCGGCGAATTTGATCATCGCGTATTCACCGCTCACCTGGTAGGCACCCAGCGGCAGCTCGGTACGTTCGCGGATGTCGCGCAGGATATCGAGATACGCCCCGGCAGGTTTCACCATCAGGCAATCTGCGCCCTGGGCTTCATCCAGCAGAGATTCACGGATCGCTTCGCGGCGATTAAGCGGATTCATCTGATAGGTTTTACGATCGCCTTTCAGCGCGGTTCCGGCGGCTTCACGGAACGGGCCGTAGAACGAAGAGGCAAATTTGGTGGAGTAGGACATGATGGCGGTGTCGCTGAAACCTGCCGCGTCCAGCGCCTGGCGTATCGCCTGCACTTGTCCGTCCATCGCTGCCGATGGCGCAATGAAATCAGCTCCGGCTGCGGCGGCAACCACTGCCTGTTTGCCGAGGTTGATCAGGGTGGCGTCGTTATCGACACCGTGGTCGCACAGCACGCCGCAATGGCCGTGAGAAGTGTATTCGCAGAAACAGGTGTCGGACATGACGATCATTTCCGGCACGGTCTCTTTGCAGATGCGGGACATTCGCGCCACAAGACCGTTTTCTTTCAGAGCGTCGCTGCCGGTGGCATCCGTATGGTGCGAGATCCCGAAGGTCATCACTGAGCGGATACCGGCGTTGGCGATGCGTTCAATCTCACGCGCCAGATGCTTTTCCGGAATGCGCATCACGCCCGGCATGGCGTCGATGGCTTTGTAGTCATCGATCTCTTCTTCAACGAAAATCGGCAACACCAGATCGTTTAAGCTGAGTGTTGTCTCTTCAAACATAGCGCGTAGCGCAGGGGATTTGCGCAGGCGACGGGGACGTGCAATTAAATCGGTCATGGGATGCCTGATGTCTGGAGAACAATGCAGAGTAGTGTACCTGAAATGACCGCTGGCTGTTTTACCAAAGTGGTCGTTTTGTTACCGGACGTTGTGATTAATGTGCCGTAGAGTGTTGCCAGTTAAGTCATATAAAAGGCGGGATGTTTATTTTCTGGCGAATTGTTTCTTTGTGGTTAATTTATTCATGGTGCTTCTTATTTCCTTTGATGGCATTTTTCTGACGTATTGCATTAGTCATTAATTTGTCATTTAAGATATTATTTACCTTAATTAATTCGCTGTATTTATAATGCGTTGCCATTTTAGGTTTATTTTTGCATGGCGTTTTTTTGTTAATTGTCTGGATACGGACTTAATCGAATCATTCATTGAACCTTTTGGAAGTGACACTGCATAATTCGCTCCGCAATAAATTTTGTTGCACTTGCGTTTTACGGACAAACTTGTTTACGTCCCTGAGGAGGGATGACTCAATGCAAACATGGAAAAAGAAACTCGCTGTATCTCAAATTGCATTAGCGTGCACACTGGCTATCGCTTCTCAGGCTAATGCTAAAGATGTATCCGGTACGACATATAATACTTTTGGTTATGATAATACGGCCACCACACCCTGGTATTATGGCTATGCAGACTGGGGCACTTCGGATGCCACGCATGATGGCGACATTTATCCCGTCATCAATAAATCAACAGTTAATGGTGTTATTTCCACTTACTATCTTGATGATGGTATCAATGGTCGTGCGAATGCTTTAAGCATTTCTAATAGCACCATCAATGGAATGATTACCCCGAAGTGCATGACCACGGAATGCGCCGATGGCACGGATGAAGATGGTACGGTGCATTCGCAATACGACCGATTCAGCCTGACGGTAGATAATTCTACTATCAATGATACTTATGAGCATTATGCTTATGACGTGGTTGATGGCGATAAAACAGAAACGCATTACCTGGACACCTATGGACTGGGTAACGCGATCACACTGGATGAAGAATCCGACATCGTTATCCAGAATAACTCCCACGTCGCCGGTATTACGCTGACGCAGGGTTATCAGCAGGTTGATAATACGCCGTATGATGGCACCGAAGGTGTTGCCAATAACAGCCACGTCTTTACTGACACGCTGGTGGTGAAAGATTCAGTGCTGACTTCTGGTGCATACAGCGATCTGGGAACCAACGGTTTTTACGGTCAAAGTGCGAAGCCGAGTGACTACGGCGAAACTAACGCCACTGAGGAGGATGATGCGGCGTTAATTGTTACATCAGGCACTCTCTCCGATACTATTGTATCAGGCACTTTCGCAGAACCATCAAACCGCTTTGACAACGCGATGCAGACCACTGCGACGTTTGATCATTCAACCGTCACCGGCGATATTCTGTTCAAGAGTACTTTCGATAATAACTTCTACGAAAACGGCGATCCGCAAACTGATACCACTGACGACGGCATCTATAACTGAAGTGGTCAACAAAAACTGGCCACCGAGTTAGAGTTTTTCCAGTATCGATTTTCCGATTCGTTTGGGGGTAACCCACCGTTATATTCGTGCGGTCTTAGTGCGCTGTAATATCCAACGATATAATCCGTTATGGCGTGAGCTGCCTCGCTGAAGCTTACGTAACCCACCACCGGTATCCATTCGTTCTTCAGACTTCTGAAGAAGCGTTCCATTGGGCTGTTATCCCAGCAATTTCCGCGCCGGCTCATACTCTGCCTGATCTGGTATCGCCACAATAACTGCCGGAACTGCCTGCTCGTATAATGACTGCCCTGATCGCTGTGGAACATCACCCCGCCGGGCTTACCACGGGTTTCCCATGCCATTTCCAGCGCTTTCATGGTGAGCCTGCTGTCCGGCGAGAACGACATGGCCCAGCCCACTGGTTTTCTTGCGAACAGGTCGAGAACAACGGCGAGGTACGCCCAGCGCTTACCCGTCCAGATATAGGTCACATCACCGCACCACACCTGATTTGGCTCGGTCACGGCGAACTGCCGTTCAAGGTAGTTAGGGATAGCAACATGTTCATGACCACCACGTTTATACCGGTGAGTCGGCTGCTGACAGCTGACCAGCCCCAGCTCTTTCATGAGCCTGCCAGCAAGCCAGCGTCCCATCTGGTAGCCTCTCCGGGTTGCCATTGTGGCGATGCTTCTTGCTCCGGCCGAACCGTGGCTGATGCCATGTAGCTCAAGTACCTGACTGCGTAATACAGCCCGTCTGCCGTCTGGTTTTTCAGGACGGTTTTTCCAGTATCTGTAGCTGCTGCGATGAACCCCGAACACATGGCAGAGTGTGACCACAGGATAATGCGCTCTGAGTTTCCCGATTATCGAGAACTGTTCAGGGAGTCTGACATCAAGAGCGCGGTAGCCTTTTTTAATATTTCATTCTCCATTTCAATGCGTTGTAGCTTTTTCCTCAGCTCACGTATTTCGATTTGTTCTGGTGTTATCGGAGAGGCTTTTGGTGTTTTGCCCTGACGCTCATCACGCAGTTGTTTGACCCATCTTGTCATTGTGGAAAGGCCAACATCCATAGCTTTGGCGGCATCTGCCACCGTGTAGTTCTGGTCAACAACCAGTTGAGCGGATTCGCGTTTAAACTCTGCGCTGAAATTTCTTTTTTTCATTGGAGCACCTGTGTTGTTCTGAGGTGAGCATATCACCTCTGTTCAGGTGGCCAAATTCAGTGTGCCACTTCAAACCCAACTACCAACGGTTGGGATGGTACCGATAAACTGGATGTCACCTTAACCAACGGCAGCAAGTGGGTGGGGGCAGCACAGTCAAGCGTTGAGGCTATCGGCACCGCACAAATGTACGGCCAGGGTTATACCGACGTAGACTGGACCACTCTCTCCCCGAACAGTATCTGGCCGGATTCGACCTTCGATGCCAATGCCCATGTCGCTGGCGAAGCCGTTTATCAGAGCGGCCTGTTCAATGTGACCCTGGATAATGCTTCTGAGTGGGATACGCGTAAAGTTTCTAATATTGACACGCTGGCGGTAAATAACCAGTCGCAGGTTAACGTTGAAAACTCAGGTCTTCTTGCTGATAGCATCACGCTGACTAATGGTTCTTCGCTGAACATCGGTGACAGTGGTGGCGTAGCAACAGACAGCCTCTACCTGGACAGCTACAGCCGCGCTGGGCTGACCGAAGAGACAGCTGAACTCTATGCCAACACCATTACCGTGGATAACGGTGCTGAGCTGGCATTGGGTCTGGGCCAGGTTGATACGCACAGCATGGTGTTGATAGATGGCGGTGTGCTGAATGTCGCCAGCCGTGATTACGTGTTGAACTCCGATCTGAACAACGCACGTGAGACCACCAACGATAAGAGCAAAGCTGAATACGACTACGGCGTGGTTGCGCTGAACTCCGACGGTCACCTGGCGGTGAACGGCGAAGTGGCTGGCAACTACAAAGTGCGTATCGATAATGCGACAGGCGCAGGTAAGGTTGCTGATTATAAAGGCAACGAAGTCATTCGCGTTTATGACAACGATGCAGGCACACAGGCTACTTTCACCGCAGCCAACAAAGCCGATCTGGGCGCTTATACCTATAAAGCGCAGCAGCAGGGCGACACCGTGGTTCTGCATCAGGAAGAGCTGACTGACTACGCCAATATGGCGTTGAGCATTCCGTCTGCCAACACCAATATCTGGAACCTGGAGCAGGATGCCGTTGGCACCCGTCTGACCAACGGTCGTCATGGCCTGGCAGATAAAGGTGGCGCCTGGGTGAGCTACTTCGGTGGCAACTTCGACGGTGATAACGGCGAAATCAATTACGATCAGGATGTTAACGGCGTGATGGTCGGTCTGGATACGCAGATTGACGGTAACAACGCTAAATGGATCCTCGGTGGTGCGGCAGGTTTCGCAAAAGGCGACGTGAGCGATCACTCTGGTCAGGTTGATCAGGATAGCCAGACAGCGATGATCTACTCATCCGCGTACTTTGCTAACGATGTCTTTGTCGATGGTTCCCTGAGCTACACCCGCTTTAACAACGATCTGTCCGCCACCATGAGCAATGGCCAGTATGTAGACGGTAACACCACGTCTGACGCCTGGGGCTTTGGTCTGAAACTGGGTTATGACTGGAAACCAAATACCTCTGCCTACGTCACACCGTACGCTGCTGTATCAGGTCTGTTCCAGTCTGGCGACGATTACCAGCTCAGCAACGACATGCGCATGGACGGTCAGTCATACGACAGCATGCGTTATGAAACGGGTATTGATGCAGGTTACACCTTCAACTACGGTGGCGATCAGGCCCTGACTCCGCACTTCACGCTGGCATATGTTTATGACGACTCCAGCAACGATGCAGATGTCAACGGTGACAGCATCGACAATGGTGTGAAAGGTTCTGCTGTTCGCGTAGGCCTTGGCACTCAGTTCAGCTTCACCAAAAACTTCAGCACTTATACGGAAGCTAACTATCTCGGTGGCGGTGATGTTGACCAAAACTGGGGAGCAAATCTGGGCGTGAAATATACCTGGTAATGCCTGAATTGCGGGGAGAGTGTTCTCCCCGCTTTTTAAAACTATAACGATAAAAATGAAACAGAACCGATAAGTACGGATAGCTTGAGGTCTGAATGAATCCGGATGCGAAACCCCTTTGTGAATTTAAACGGCTCGAACAATGCCTGAAAGCCGAAAGTACACCTTTTAAAGCCTCTGCACAGCAAATTATTTACCACGAATGTTTTGAGAAAGAGCATCACACCTTTGTAATACAAACAGGAATAGTTGAAATTCACCGTCAGTCAGATGACCTGCTTATTGGCATCGTCACAACGCCTTTCATCTTAGGTCTGACGGCAGGGATGATGGAAAATCAGCAGAAATATACGATGGTAGCGCAAGCAAACAGCACCGGTTTTTATCTTCCGGCTGCCACTGCGCGTCAGCTTATTCAAAACTCTTATCTTTGGCAGGACGCATTTTGTTGGCTTTCCTGGATCAACAGAATATTAGCCCGACGCGATATGCAATTAGTAGGCAATAATTCATACAGCCAGATTCGCGCAATGCTAATGGATATGGCTGAATGGGATGAAACACTGCGCTCAAAAATTGGCGTCATGAATCATATTCAGCGAAGTACACGTATTTCACGTTCTGTTGTCGCGGAAGTTCTGTCTGCATTACGTCAGGGAAATTATATTAATATGAACAGGGGCAAACTGGTCAGTATCAACCGTTTGCCCGCTGAATACTAAATCGGTCAGGACGCGGGAACAACCTGAGCTTTATTTCCGCTCAATTCGGTGACCAAATTATTGATCCCATCACTCATATTGATAAAACGGGTGTTTGGCGAACGGGTCACGACCACAAAGGCCCCCACATTCGATTGCGGGATCATCGCCATATAGGTGATGAATCCCCCACCACCGCCTGTTTTCTGAATGATACCCGGTCGTCCATCTTTGGGAGCCATATAGACCCAGCCCATGCCGAGTGCATCAGCTTTCCCAGGAACATCCATTCCAATGACGCGATGAAGTTGATTGCGTTTATAAATCAGGGTCTGCATACGATCAGCCTGATTGCTACGCGCATAGAAATCTGACGAGAGGAACTGCTGCATCCAGCGCATCATGTCGCCAGGCGTGGAGTAGACGCCTCCGCTGCCAATAGCCGCGAGCGTGTTATTGCACGGACTGGCCCCTTTCTCCGCGACCATCAATCGTTTGCACTGATCGGGTGATGGCGTAAAGGTGGTGTCTTTCATTCCCAGTGGCCGCGTAATTTGCTCTTCAAACAGCTGGGTGTACGGTTTTCCTGAGGCTGTCGCCAGCGCATCGGCCAGCAGATCAAACGCA
Above is a window of Lelliottia jeotgali DNA encoding:
- a CDS encoding autotransporter outer membrane beta-barrel domain-containing protein; the protein is MYGQGYTDVDWTTLSPNSIWPDSTFDANAHVAGEAVYQSGLFNVTLDNASEWDTRKVSNIDTLAVNNQSQVNVENSGLLADSITLTNGSSLNIGDSGGVATDSLYLDSYSRAGLTEETAELYANTITVDNGAELALGLGQVDTHSMVLIDGGVLNVASRDYVLNSDLNNARETTNDKSKAEYDYGVVALNSDGHLAVNGEVAGNYKVRIDNATGAGKVADYKGNEVIRVYDNDAGTQATFTAANKADLGAYTYKAQQQGDTVVLHQEELTDYANMALSIPSANTNIWNLEQDAVGTRLTNGRHGLADKGGAWVSYFGGNFDGDNGEINYDQDVNGVMVGLDTQIDGNNAKWILGGAAGFAKGDVSDHSGQVDQDSQTAMIYSSAYFANDVFVDGSLSYTRFNNDLSATMSNGQYVDGNTTSDAWGFGLKLGYDWKPNTSAYVTPYAAVSGLFQSGDDYQLSNDMRMDGQSYDSMRYETGIDAGYTFNYGGDQALTPHFTLAYVYDDSSNDADVNGDSIDNGVKGSAVRVGLGTQFSFTKNFSTYTEANYLGGGDVDQNWGANLGVKYTW
- a CDS encoding Penicillin-binding protein AmpH, translating into MKRCLLSFAALCAVSISTVQAAQPLTAPAFASDIADRYANLIYYGSGATGMALVVIDGNQRVFRSFGETRPGSNVHPQLDSVIRIASLTKLMTSEMLVKLLDQGVVKLNDPLSKYAPPGSRVPSYQGTPISLVNLATHTSALPREQPGGAAHRPVFVWPTREQRWNYLTTATLKTAPGAQAAYSNLAFDLLADALATASGKPYTQLFEEQITRPLGMKDTTFTPSPDQCKRLMVAEKGASPCNNTLAAIGSGGVYSTPGDMMRWMQQFLSSDFYARSNQADRMQTLIYKRNQLHRVIGMDVPGKADALGMGWVYMAPKDGRPGIIQKTGGGGGFITYMAMIPQSNVGAFVVVTRSPNTRFINMSDGINNLVTELSGNKAQVVPAS